In Tachysurus vachellii isolate PV-2020 chromosome 7, HZAU_Pvac_v1, whole genome shotgun sequence, the DNA window TTCGAATTACTATAGACTTGTCTATCTGCTCAGAAAATCTGCTCAGATTTTCTTCCCATTCTgctgtttgatatgaacattaaccGAAGATCTTGACCTTTATCTGCATGATTGTACGGACTGCACACACGTGATTGAGCATAAATGATCAGATTTTACTAATAAGTGTGCTTGAACCACCCTCAGAAACTCTGTCATAGAAAATCAATCAACACcttcagaccaatcagaattaaaaaaaaatcaacagcaaTGTGTGGTATCAACTTAGGAGCAGGTGTCATGTTTGTGTAGCTGGATAATGATTCTAAACGGTGGATTATAAGTGTTATACCTTTGGTTAGAAAAGTTTTAAGAAGCCCTGCAGTGTTTTTAGCCACTTCCTATATAAAACAATGTGGTTGAAACCCCAAGCAGCTCATGATATCCCAAGATGCATTGCTCCTGGTTATGAAGCTTCGCCTTATAAACATATCCATCGAATTCAATGCATGTTAAATCGCTAAACATCACGTATCATTCGAATAGGCTTTATATTGAAGTACACGTCTAGTTTTTTGTACACGACAGTGTGTTGTTTTGGACAAACACACCCCCCTTCCTCCTCCCCCCCTCCTGTAACCGTGGCCTTCACACTCGGCTACAACTCTCTTAACAAAATAAACCTATAAAATAAACTCTTTCCCAGGACAAAAACGGCTCTCCGTTACATTTACACTCCAACCAATTTAACCCCGGGGTCATAAAACACCGGAACAAACCGGAACAAACCGCAATAAACGGCCAAACGTATTCGAAACAAGCTACGATGCTAGCATGCTAACGTTAGCAAAAACATTCAAGGAGAGACGCTGCGTTTGCTCACCGTGTTTTTCTGCAGCTCCAAAAGCGCAAacttctatatatatttatatatatttacttccAGACCTCTCGTTTTTCACACATGGGATTGTGGTGTCCGGCTCCTGGCGTACTCTAAAACCGCGCTATAATCCTCATTAGATTGTGTATAATAgctatattgtgtgtatttgctCTCTCCGACGGTCGCTGTGCGTTGATAGCTCTTGTCTACTCGCTGctcttgtttgtgttttaggaAGATGGCCGCTGTATCACGTGACTCGCTGGCGTTACAATTCAAATCCCGAGGCTTTACAGCGCCCCTAGCGGCCAATAGCCGCGTATTCACGTCTGCTTAGACAGCAAGgtttgtgaaataaatcaaaattaacCAGTTTACACTTGTTAAACTTAACCAAATCCTAGACACTTTGTCAAATAAGACCTTATATTAACTGAGCCAATTTTTCATGTCCACTGGCATATCACTTAAGCACTGAGAGATTCACTGATTTGCTTTACACTATTCAGTGTTTTcctaattattttatatgttgTATAACATTTAGACACAATTTTATTAGGTGAATTAGAGAGACCTGTTGGTAGGTGTACTTAAAAATTAGTAGGAAATTGTTATAGGTGTACTTGAAGTAGCTATAAGTAAACAACGTGTTTAACACCCACATGTGAGTCACTTATATTACAAGACTGTTATAGTTGCATGAGTTCATTCATCAGGACTTCCTAATTCACACAAATTCCTAGATGGATTTATATTCTGTGTGGAAAGTGAGTGTTATTACCATGTACTATATAATATAGTGCAGCAAAATATTCACATGGTCTCAAAACATGTTAAAACGCTTCAGATATTCTGCGTTACAAATGGCCAATAGTGTCGCGCCTACTGTCATCGGATTGGCTAGTCATCTGACGAACTTCACTCGACTCGACCAATCACAATACAGAAGGCAGGACCTGCCGGAAAACGGGTAGGTGTTGTACTGACAGTGAGAGTAAGGCAGTCAGATGATTAGTTGACCTTAGCTCCACATCAGCAGACATGTTTATTGTGTCTGTATGACTGTAAACTAATTTAAAGCACGCACTGTAAGCTGAGACTTTATTCCTCAACACCTCATAGTGCTTCTTCCATCTCCCTGTTAGCAAACACTCTCCTCACTTCAGCATAGAAACAGCATAGAAATATAAATTCTACTGTTGTAATCACTTTCATGTTGTAATCAGTTTCATGTATGTTGAAGAGCTAGCAACAAGAATATCaccaaattcattcattcattcattcattcattcattcattcattcattcattcatgcaaatAAAGTCATtagggtgggatatattaggcaacAAGTGAACAGTGACTTCACCTGAGTAAATTTGTCCAGAGCCGAATTGTGATGATGGTTAGACTACTGGGTATCTCCAAAATGGCAGatcttgtgttgtgttttcactATGAAGTGATTAGTATCACAAATAGCCCAAGAAagtcagaactgtcagtcatcaaatcatctgtatatattacatacactactgctgctatatattgtacaaaaagcataatattgcacaatattgttatttgcactcccacactttatgtacataactgttcatattctatattcatattcaatactcattctgtctatattgtatctcatcgtctgcattgtcttgtatagtttgtatagtatagtgttatttatgtctgtacttttgagagtcacaaacagctggaaccaaattccttgtgtgtgtcaacacacttggccaataaacctgattctgattctaattctgattctgattctgaaaggACAGCTAGGGACCTAGCGACAAGGTGCCCAAGGCTTGTTGATGTGTTTCTTTGCTGAAAAGgttaatgctggctatgatagaaaggtaTCAGAATACCCAGACACATGggtatgtaagtatgtaagcATCAGAAGTGACTATGAAccaatggaagaaggtggtcTTAGgaataatattttcttttaacatgTGAATGGTCAGATGTGTGTGCATCTCAAGGCATAGCACCAAGATGCACTATGATAAAAAAGCAAGCTGGAAAACAGCATCTAAGTCAGTGTAATGCTCTAGGCAATGTTCTGGTGCGAAACTTGCTCCTGGTATTTAAGTatatgttactttgacacataccACTTACGTAAACATTGTTTTACACCAAGTTCACCACTTCATGGCGACAGTATTCGATAATGTCAGTGGCCTTTTTCAGCAGAATAATGTTCTCTGCCGCACTGCAAAAATTGGTCAGGAATAATTTCAGGATCAAAGAGTTTAACGTGTTGACCTgccctccaaattccccagaatTCAATCTGATTGAATACTTGTGAGATGCGATGAACAAAATATTCCAATCCATAGAGTCCCCACCTTACAACTTAAGGTGAAGGTTCCCAGATACCTTCAGAGTTCTTGTGGTGTCTCATCATCTCAGAGCTGTTTTGATGGTACAAGGAGGACCTACACGATATTAGGCAGATGGATTTAAttttatggctgattggtgtatacGTGTACACTGTAGGTGGCAGTATTGTAGTTGACAGTAATGAGAAACAAATCTGACTGTTTGCTGTCAAGGCAAATGCCTCCGCTCGCCAATAACAGCCGCCTCTTTTGGCTCCTAAATGACTCCTGGGTGTTGATTTCCCAAAGCTGGGCAAATTCCGGTTTAAAATTCCTGATTTATTATATTAGTGTACCTCCTACATAAGCAGCAGTGCATTTGGAACCTCACACTGCCTGAGCTTTACATGTATTCACGATTATACATGTTTTACATGTATTCACCATTTTTGACTGTCTCTAAATCAATATTATCTGCCATCAATTCAGAAGCCGATTCACTGGATTCATTTTGGCTGCATCTCAAGTGCACCTTGTTATTAAATTAGAAAGGACACTTCTACATTTTCAATGGTAAATACAGAACCCTGCCAAACCCTAAACTGAAAACAGGGAGAAAGTGGGACAGGAGTAGTGCTGGATATGTTCAAAATCACATACCATGAATTTTACTCACACTAAAGTGAGTGCAAAGGGAAAATATAGTAGGCCTATGTAGTATATgacttgtttaaaaatgttttaagtaTGACAAACAGACCCAGATcatgtaaaacactgaaatTTCAAGTATACATTCGGAACTATGTGTCTGCATTTAGATTAGTTGTGAAAGGCTATATATATTAGGCATATAAAAGaagtcagtgttagtgttatgTTTAACCTTAATTTCATTGTTGAATGGTTCATTGTCACCTACATCCTGCCAACTAGAAAGAAGAGATCGAGGATTGCTGTATGACATGCTTAAGAAAGTGACTATGGCCATAAAAGGGATAAAGAAAGCTGAACATATTTGCCTAATAGCTGACATCTGTGTTACCTGCCATTTGgtcactttatttctttctactGTACTAAGGCCTGGTTTATGCTTTGTGAAAAGCAGCACATTCCACCATCTTACATGGTGTAAAAAAGTGCTTGCTTGGTGTCATGGGCAAGTTTCTGCATTCAAGGTGTAAGGTATTTGGATTTGGCACTTCAAAAACTGAAACTGAGGGCAAGAAACTTGAGAGAAAATTCAGAAGGCACAATGTTCCACGGTCTATGGCACAATTAAAGAGCTATCTAACTAATTTCTAACAAAGGACTAAATCGAATACCGAACCTCATCTAGCAACTTGTCAGTGTAATAATCAGTTTGAATCAATGCATCAAATGAAAATGCAATTTAAGTAAATTACTActgatttttgaaaaaaataaaaaaataaatcatttgtatcTGCTGTCTTCTGTGATCCCAAggatcacattacatcacaccaGCTGTAGAAAATAACAAGTGAGCTATAAATCCTGAAGGATATACATATTTAGCTTAAGTTATGATGTGTGaagaaagtatttcactgtgctgtaatgtatatgtgacaaataaaggctctTCTGTTAAATTATAAGTTTCAAAATCTGCTTTGAATTTATTATCAAATTATGGGTCAATTTCTAAAGATCATACAGAAAAGGATCAACATATCTTTCAGGGATTTTTAGATacataagtgtaaaaaaaatcaataccaCAATTGTAGTGTTTACTTTCCACTAGGTGGCAGAATAGAGCTTTCTATATTATTTCTTCATTTGCGTCAAAGTCAAAAACATTATTCTGCTCAActctaccacacacactacacacaaacatttgtatATTTAGAAAATCGCGACATCGCTGGTGTTGTGACGTTTGCCATATTATTTTCTATGCCTTTATTGATAAGGAAGCCAGTGAGTTCTTCCGGTGTCTTCACGAGCACTTCCGGGATTTTCTGCAGTGAGGCGCGGTGACTAGCTTCAACAGCAAAACAGGTATGTTTATTAAATCTGGATGCCGATTATCTCTAAGAAAGGTGTTATACACTGCGATAGTGCAATAAATCAGCGATAAACTGACCTAGGAAGATGTAATACATATAGGGGAATGTTATGTGTGTAGTTTGTTATGGTGATTAGCATTAGCCCCAAAATTgctaacacaaacatacaaacaaactcTTCCTCCTGTTAGTCAGGAAACTAAATGCTAAATGCCAACCAGTGATAAACATTATTGCTATGGCAACCGTTTGTATTACAGTGACTGGTGACTTGCACTAAtgatgtgtggtgtgagtgagtgagtgagtgtgtgtgtgtgtgagtgtgtgagtgtgtgtgtgtgtgtgtgtgtgtgagagagagagagagtgagtgtgagtgagtgagtgtgtgtgtgagagagagagagagagtgtgtgagtgagtgtgtgtgagtagtttAAGATCCTGGGAGCAGAGCATTGTGAACATGTGGCAGGAATGAAGGAGTGAGCTcaaagaagtaaaataaataaatcatttaaagctCAAACCCATCTAATAAATGAAAAGTGACTGATCTTACCTAATAAACTTTTAAAGCATGAATGTATGTGTAGTGACTGCAAGTTGAAATCGGTAAAACTGAATTTGTTGtatattcactttatttatatagtatagtCATTTATTTAGTTGTGACTTGGTTTTTCTTCAGCTTTAGTTCTCATAAGCTGTGAGATGGCAGAGCCTCGAAGTCAGGTCTCAGCTTCTTTGTCCCAGAAGTCCATGGGATTTTCAACCTCGGAGGGTCCAGCAACAGAGATGGACCCGGTAGAATACACCCTCCGCAAGAGGCTGCCCAGGAAGCTACCAAAGCGGCGCAATGATGTCTACATCAACATGAAGACTGATTTCAAGGCCCAGTTGGCCAGATGTCAGAAGCTGCTGGATGGCGGTGCAGGCCACAGGGAGATCTGCATTCATGGCCTTGGACTTGCTATCAATCGGGCAATTAACATCGCTCTGCAGCTGCAGGCCTTCAGTCAGGGGGCACTTCAGCTTGCTGCCAACACCTCCACTGTAGAGCTCATAGATGATCTAGAACCTGATGATCCAGATGAAGCCGGAGAACCACTAACACGCACACGCAACAACTCTGCCATTCACATCAAAGTGTTTTACGCCAATGCATAAAACAGATCCCACTCCAAGGCTTAAGGAGTTCATTTCCACATTGAAAATACATGAGAAAAGGAcaagccagtgtgtgtgtttagttgtagCAAGATGTAAGCCTTCTTCTTCGTTAATGTGTTGAATATTGTTGAAGAGATACTAATCTCTGAGACATGATGAGACTACATGGtgtaaaattatatttctgtttgAACTGGAATTTAGAAAAGCCTTTGTGTACTGATTAGACCTACTAGTGCCAGTTCACTGACAGAAAAGCTGTGACCTGTGtctgtaaaaataatttatgttgGTGTTTTATTGTGGAGTGAAAAGTATTtaatgtgtctgtgcatgtcagATTTCCTGAAGGacaagttcatttttttttaaaccttgttTTTGAAAATCCTTTGTTGTACAGTTGTAAATAAAGTGgttatacactcatacactttCTTCATCTATGGCTCTATGCATCTATTACTGAGTTATACACTTTTGTTATgatgttaatattattacttCATGTGATATAAAGCCTGTTTAGTTTTAGCAAGATTAACATATTATATTTGCAACAGCTAGCAAATTGGTTTTAGCCCAAACTTCCAAACCTACGAAAAGTTATTCCCAATGACGGCCCATCTACCCAGTTCACATAATGATGTATAGAGAGGACCAAACAGCTTCTTTCTCTACTAGATCAGCATGTGAAGCCATGACACCATTTTATGTTATTTgcattactatttttatttagctaTTTAGGCATTTACAGGTATTTACAGCATCTAGGGCTTCATTAACACTTGGTTGATTTTCTTAATTTCATTTGTCAAGTTGATCATTAAAGTATATGATACAGTATATggtaatataaaacattttaaattgcaAATATATACTGCAATACAGATATTTTAATATCTGGTTGaggatcatatatatataataaactgttGAGTGATATACAGACCTTGTATGTTAAATGATGGATGGAAaattaataaactttattttccaCCCTATTATGTTTGACTGTCTAtcttaaaatactgtaaaaaaaaatctgtaaaattacATAGATATCATCTGTAGTTTTGAAGTGGCCATGTGACCATTTTCATGCGATTTTTCATATAAATCTTTGATCAAAGATCAGCTTATAGAATTAGGTATTCGGAGAAATGTTGAACCTTATAGATTAAGAAAATGTGAACgatttttgttgcatttttatttctctgtttgaAAGTTGGGTATCTCTAAGTCGTGTAGTCTTTACATTGTCTTCACATTGATAGAAACAAGAAATGCCTGTAAGCTGCATTAATGGAGACAATCAAGCAGGCCATGTATTTTTCCTTCAACTAATTCTCAGAATAAtaaattgcattttattaaCCAAATAGGACAAGTAGTAAAAGAAGCAAACAACAGTAACAAACAGGAAAGTAGTATTACAAACTTCCTTTtttacagtcacacactgaTTCGCAAACATCAAAAATGAACCCCATAGCAaaaacattgttaaaaaaagacagagatgaCAAACCAGAATGACCAATTCGTGCCTGGAACACAAAGGAAACATCAGAAAAATGTCAACTACCCAAAAGTTTCCCAGGCCATTACACAGACTGTGAACAGAGCAGGAGTCAGGCAGGATGTTCTTCGTGCAAACCAATCAATATTTTTCCTGGCAGTGACGCAATATTTTTCCTGGCCATTCTCTGTGTGGTGCTGTGCGTTTGCACGTGAGTCCACTGCAGACACTTGTAATCAACACACGTCTCATCAGCCCTCGCATAACCCCCCAGTTTCCCCTACAAAAGCTTAACTATTTGGTCTCTCTTCCCTTCACCAGAAGTGACCTGTAAACAGTCTGTCCACTGAtatccccatctctctctcatactctctctctctctctctctctctctctctctctctctctctctctctctctcacacacacacacacacacacatgcacacacactcaaaatactcatattcactcactctcacacacattctccaaAACACttattctcactcacacacaatacattttatataaaatcagtGCATTACTGAGAATGATAAATATGACTTAAAAGCAGCAGATCAATTTTTTTAGAGGTGTTAAAGGCTAAGACAGAAAGCAGACAGCTTCCTCATACTCCAAAACGATAGCATAATCCAGCTAGTAGAAATCTATATAAATAGTAAGCAAcataaaatcaacacaaattcattgtaaaaaaaaattattaaaagtgGTATCTGATTAGGATTGATGCGAATGCATCTGTGATATAACAAATATCAGTCAAATGGGGAGAAAGGAGTGACAGGCTGCATCACATACAGAAAAGTGTGCAATGTTTGGTCAAGGCAGCGGTGAATAGAACTACATCCTAAGGCCATCTAGTGTTCCATTCTTCATTGAAGGAGAGAAAGTGTTCCATACAGGTGAGCATGATGCCCTTAATAGTCTAGTACTAATGTTCCACCTTCTGTTATGGTCTGCTCCAATTGGTTAAGGTTCCTGTCCCTTCCATGTGTCAATCATCTATTATTTTGCTGGCAGACATTTTTGATCAAATGGCGCACTTTCCCACGAAGGAAGTTTATATGGACCTGGAAGAGCTCTGAGGCTGAAGACACTGTCCATATCTCCCCTTTCCCACCAACTGTAGGCACATAGtcctgtgagagagaaagagagagagagagagagagagagagattaaatcaatctaaatgattaaataatattaGAGAGTAAATGTGATCATATGGTCATTGGCTTAATTGTAATCAAATAAAAACCACAGTACTGAGATTTCCGCAAATCAAACTGCAGACGTGATCGACTTCCTCATTGCACGTAGAAGAAGGTTATGATTAGctggtgtttgttttagtggATGAATGACTAGAGAGCTGGGCTGTCTCCCAGCATTCTCTAAATACACTGATACTATCTGGCTTTTCCTGGAATTCAATGAATCTGTGTGTCTTCCACAAACATACATATCAGTATCTTGAAGTCATTGATACGGTGGGAACCAGCACCCTTGTCCTTGCTCTCTCCCACACatatgcacgcacacaaaccTTTTTAGCTTTGGTCTATTTCTGGATTATCTCTTATTAGCAGAGCTATTA includes these proteins:
- the pop7 gene encoding ribonuclease P protein subunit p20, which translates into the protein MAEPRSQVSASLSQKSMGFSTSEGPATEMDPVEYTLRKRLPRKLPKRRNDVYINMKTDFKAQLARCQKLLDGGAGHREICIHGLGLAINRAINIALQLQAFSQGALQLAANTSTVELIDDLEPDDPDEAGEPLTRTRNNSAIHIKVFYANA